The nucleotide sequence TGGCCGAGCGGGGACAGCGAATCGAGGCGCTTCAAGCAACGCTGGCGGAGCGCGAGGCGCGATTGCAGGCGACAGAGGTGGCGCATGCGAGACGGGTCGCGGAGCTGGAGCGTTGCCTGACGCAACGCGCCGCCGAGCTTGACGCTCTGAATGGAGCTATTGAGGGACTGCGTAACGAGCTGGCGATCACGGAGGGCCGCGGCACGGCGTTGCACGAGGAGCTATCGGCGATGACCCTCCGTCACGAGCAGCAGACGGCCTGGGCGAGCGGACTGGAGGCGCAGCTTGCGGCGAAGAATGCGCACATCCGCTGGCTGGAGGCATTGCTGCAGGAGCAGACTGCCCTCGCCGCCGCGGCGGTGCAAACGGCGCGGGGCGCGAAGCCGAAGATTGCCGGCGGCATACGCCGATTTCCGCCGGTCTCTCGAGCGGCTCACTGGGTGCATCGCAAAGTCCGGAACTGACTCGAGGCGACCTTTAGCCAGGCGAGCTGGGCGGTTTCCGAAACATGCGAGAAGACAGAGGAGCAATGGATGATGTCGAATGAGCCGGCTTCGAATGCTTTGGGCGGCAGCGGCACCGAGTTGCGGCGCTGGCTGGGGGTGGCGCTGACGCCGGCCGTGGCGGCGCTCGACGCGTGCGCGGCCGGCGCGCGGTTCGACTGGCCCTATTCGGCAGCGGCCGCCTTCGATGCCTCGCTGATGGCGGAGTTCCAACGGTTGCTGTCGATCAGCAATGCGGTTCCGGCGACTTAGCGGCGTGGCGCAACGAATCCTCGCGACGGCTGCGAGGACCGAGGTTCCTCCAGACGGCCATCTTGCAACGCCTCCGGGCCGGGCGGTTCCGCGCTGGCGCCGGTTGCTGCTCCGCGACCCCGGCCGCTGGCTGTACCCGGTGGCGCTGGCGCTCTTGTGCGTGACGTATTTCGCCATGCCGCTCACGCATGGCGAGATCTCGCCGCCCTTGGACGTCATAACCACGAACTACCCGTGGAATCAGCAGCCGGAATTCGCGATGCTGGCGAGAACCGGATCGAAGAACCCTCTTATGAGTGATGCTGTCGACCAATTCATACCGTGGTACCTCTTCACGCGAACGGAACTGCACCACGGCCGGCTCCCGCTGTGGTATCCGTATTCACTCGGCGGGGAGCCTCATATGGCACGAGCTCAGCCGGCTGTGCTATATCCAATCACCATCCTGTCGCTCTTGATGCCACTCAAAGTTGGCATGCAGTTCATGCTCATGGTGAAGCCGCTGATTGCTGGCCTCGGCATGTATGCCTTTCTACTCGTCCTGGGCCTTCGCAGACCGTCAGCATTTTTCGGTGCCATTGCCTTCATGTTCAGCAGCTACTTCTTCATCTGGCTCAATCATCCGCACACTGCTGTAGCTGATTGGTTACCGTGGATATTTCTCTGTCTGGAGGCGTTGCTGCAAAAGAAGAGCCGAGCACATCTCTGGGTAAGCGCCCTGTCGATCATCACCGCGACTCAGTTTCTCGGTGGCCACATCGAATCTTCGCTTCATATCCTTCTCTTTTCGACGATATACCTCGGCATTCGCTCTGTACAGAGATATCTGCGATTCATGACACAAAGTCAGATATACTCGGTCGTAATACCTGGCATATTGTGTTTTACTGGCTTAGTCGGCGGTGTGGCGATTGCAGCAGTTCAATTGTTGCCCACTGTCATGCTGGTCCTCGGAGGCCCAACGTCAACGGTTCGTGCGCATCAGCCGCTTTATCATATCCCATTCACCGATATCAGCTCGTGGATCGTGCCGAATCTGCGTGGAAGTCCGGCGTATAACTCCTTCAACCTCTGGCCTAATGGCTTCGACTATGCCGAAGAGGTCGGTTATTGCGGAGTGGTCACCCTTGTCCTCGCTGGAGTCGCACTGCTGCGCAGTCCAAGGCGAGATCGAGAATACACCCTGACTTTTCTCCTCCTCGGATTGCTCGCGGCTGCGATCGTGTATGGCGTGCAGCCCGTGTTCACCGTCGCACGTCTGCCGGGGCTGCGATTGCTGGCCAACCATCGCCTTGTATTCGTCGTGGCGTTCTTTGTCAGCTGCCTGGCCGCAATTGGTGTGGATGCTCTCCTGGACGCCGCGACGACCAGATGGCCGTCGGTTCCGCCAGAAGCTCGCCGCCGTGCCGTGTGGTTAGGCTGGGGATGCTTCGCACTGGCGACTCTGTTCGCATGCACATCGGCACTTCTCACCAGGATGGGAATCGTGAGAGTCGCGCGGTTCTTCCTGGAAACGAAGGGCGCGGTGACGCTTGAGGCGTGGGCGCAATCGTGGGTCATCTTCGCGGGAGTCATGATCGTCATATCCGCGGCGCTGCTCGTGTTGCTCAAGCGCGCCTGGATTGCCCCGCCAGCAGGAGCAACTGCTCTTGCGCTGCTGCTGGCAGGCGATGTGTTTACCGTCGGGGCCACGTACAACCCTGGTGTGCTGCCCGCGAATCTTTATCCCGGCGCCGATGCGATTGGCGCAATGCGGACCCATATCGCTGACGGTAAGCTGGCGCTGCCGGCCGGGCCGTTGCACGGCGGCTTGATCCTGCCGTTCGGTCTGCCGCAGCTTGGCACTAACTCGGAAAACGTATTCCTCTCGCGCCCGCTGAGGTTCTCGGCTGCGCTGAACCGCCATGGACCCGACCCGAGCACCATCGCCTACGTCGTGACTAATCAGACACCGGATAGGCGCATGCTGGCGATTGCCAACGCCTCCCTGCTCTTGGTGCCCACCGGCGACATGGAACTACCCGGGTCCGGTGCTCATCTTGTCGCACAGCAGGAGGACGCCGCGGACCAGCCTGTCCTCGCGATCGCGCCGGGCGAGACGGTGACGCAGGAGATGGCGAGCGTGGGCGCGCAGATCTCGGCGGTGGCGGTGTTCGTGGCGACCGACGGACTGCAACCGGGGCCAGCGTTGGCGTTGCGGTTGCTGGATGCGGGCAGCGGCGCCGTACTCGGAACGGCCTCCTTGCCTGTTGCGGCAACCACAAGCGGTTCATGGCTGAGCGCGAGCTTCCCGGCGGCAAATGTCCAGCCGGGACAACGGCTGCGCCTGGAGGTCAGCCGCCCGGCCGACGACACATCGGGGCGGGCTATCCGCCTGTTCGGCACAACGCGGCCGCTTCTGCAGGGAGCGCGGTTTCTCCACAACGGCCAGCCGGCACCCGGCGCTCTCCGGCTACGGCTCTACGAGCCGGCCGCTGCCGACACGCTCACCCCCGTCTGGCACGATAACGTCACCACGCTTTACCGTGTGGAGGGCTTCCGACCGCGCGTTTACGTCGCCGACGGCGTGATCGCCACGCAGGGCGACGCCGCCACGCTCGCCGCGCTCGATCAGTTGCACGTCCCAGGCGCCGACGCCGTGGTCGAGTCGCGTACGCCGATCGCCAGCAACGGCGGCCAGGCGACGATCGTGCGCGATCTCGCCGGGGATATTACGGTCAAGGCGAACATGCCGGCGCCGGGCGTGTTGGTTCTGAACGAGGGCTACGGCGATGGCGGCTGGCAGGTAACGGTCGATGGCAAGCAGCGCCACGATCTGCGGGCCAACTATATCTACCAGGGGGTGGAGTTGGACGCCGGGCAGCACACGGTCCATTTCTCCTACCGGCCGCCCACGTGGACTGTCAGCCTGCTGATCTCGCTCGTGGGCGTCCTGATTACAATCGGGCTGTTCGCGTGGCCGTTGCTGCGACGGTTGTACAAGCGGCGCTTCGCGGCGGGGCCGGCATGAGTGCGCGCCGGGCTCGGCAGACAGTCGTTAGCCGTGCGCCGCGGCGCGAGCGGTGCGCTGCAATTACGGAGAGCAGTTGAATGCTTCGCTCCATCATTAAGAGGAACCAGGCGTGGTCGGCGCGGCTGGAACGGCGGCTGCCTCAGGCCAAAGACGATCCGCTGAAGGTCTACGACCGCACGGTAGTGAAGTGCGCCAGCCGGCTGAAGGCGCCCGTGATTGTCGACGTGGGCGGCGGCAAGCGCTGTACATTCGCGCCGCTCATCGACAAGGGCACCGGCGCCAGGATCATCGCGGTAGATGTCTCCGAGGAAGAGCTGCGCCACAACACCGACGTCGACGACAAGCGGGTGGCAGATGCCGCGCAGGGGTTGCCGTTTGCCGATGGCGAAGTCGATCTGATCGCCTCGCGGCTGGTGCTCGAGCACGTGGCCGACGTGGAGGCTTTCGTCGCGCATTCGGCCCGTGTGCTCCGCAAGGGCGGATACTCGATCCACCTGATGCCGGGCAGGTTCGCGCTGTTCGCCATTGCCGCCCGTATATTGCCCTTCAATTTTGCGAAGAGCGTCGTGCACGTTCTCCGGCCACAGACCGTCGGAGTTATTGAGTTCCCAGTCTTCTATGATAAGTGCTATTATACTGCGCTTCACGAGACATTCACCAGACAAGGCTATGAAAAAGTGCGTGTACTGCCGTTTTATTACTCATCAGACTACTACGATGCGTTCTTCCCCGCCTATTGCCTGAGTGCGCTGTACGAAATGGTCGTGCGCAAGCTGCGCCTGCGAAACTTGGCCGGCTACATTTTGGTCGTGGCCCAGCGATAGCCGGTTGCCTGGCTTCGGCCCGCTGTGCCGTCCGGGTCGCGACCCGCTATCATCTTCGCAACGCCGAGGGTTCGCCGCGCGGGCGGGCCGAGAGGAGCAGGCGCATGGCGATCACGGCATCCCCTGCCGCCGCCGTTGCGGCGTCGGGCGAGTACCTTGAGCAGATGCTGCGGCGGGTCAGGGTCGCGGTCCTCGTGCCCTGCTACAACGAGGCGGCGACGGTCGCCCAGGTCGTCTCCGGCTTCCGCGCCGCCCTCCCCGCCGCCACGGTCTACGTCTACGACAACAACTCCACGGACGGCACGCCCGAGCTGGCCCGCGCCGCCGGCGCAGAGGTGCGCGCCGAGCGGCTGCAGGGCAAGGGCAACGTCGTGCGGCGCATGTTCGCGGACGTCGATGCCGATGTCTACGTGCTCGTGGACGGCGACAGCACCTACGATCCTGCCCTGGCGCCGCGGCTGGTCGAGCGGCTGGTGGCGGAACGGCTCGATATGGTCGTCGGCTGCCGCGCCAGCAGCGCCGACGAGGCGTACCGCGCGGGCCATCGCCTGGGCAACCGCCTGCTCACGCGCTCCATCAGCCTGCTGTTCGGCCAGTCGTTCACCGATATCCTCTCCGGCTACCGCGTGCTCTCGCGCCGCTTCGTCAAGTCCTTCCCCGCCATGTCCCCCGGCTTCGAAATCGAGACGGAACTCACGGTGCACGCGCTTAAGCTGCGCATGCCCGCGGCGGAGATCATCGGCGCCTACGGGGCACGCCCGGACGGCTCAGCGAGCAAGCTCAACACCTATGGCGACGGCCTGAAGATCCTGCGCACGGTGCTCAGGCTCTTCCGCGACGAGCGCCCGCTGGCGTTCTTCGGCATCATCTTTCTGTGCCTCGCCGCAATCTCGCTGGCACTCGGTGTTCCCGTCGTGGTCGGGTTCGTCCAAACCGGGCTGGTCAAGCGCTTCCCGACCGCGATCCTGGCCACGGGTATCATGGTGCTGGCCGTGATCAGCCTCATGTGCGGCCTGGTGCTGGACAGTGTGGCCAAGGGCCGCCGCGAGGTGAAGCGCCTCGCCTATCTGGGCATCCCGCCGGTCGGCGGCTGAGCCGGCGGCAGTTCGTGCAGGAGGGCGCTGGTTGCACATCCGACAGCAGAGACTATTGCGCCTCGAGCGCGGCATCACGCGCGGCGCCGCCGTTGCCGAGGCATGGCTCGCCACGCGCTACGCCGTCGTCGGCGGCCTGGCGGGCCTGCTCTACTTGGTTCTAGCGATCGTGCTCGAACGCACGGCGCACATTGGGCCGCAGGCCGCTTCGGCGCTCGCCCTAACCGCCGCCGCGGCCTTCGCCTACGTCGGGCACCACACCATCACCTTCAGCGCGGATGGACGCCACGGTCACTACGCGCCGCGCTTCCTCACACTCGCCCTGGCGGCCTACGGCGTGAGCTATCTCCTGATCAGGCTGCTCGTCGAGACCCACACCGCACCCTACATGATCGCCGCCCTGCTGGTGGCCGTGGCCAACGCCGCGATCTCATACCTCTGCAATCGCCTGCTCGTCTTTCGGCCGGCGCTCGCAGCCCGCGAATCTGGTATCTACGAGCCAGAGCGGCGGCGGTGAGGCGCCGGCGCCGGTGCAACATCTGCATCGGCTCGAACGTCTCACAGCGTGGGGCCGGGGCGGCCGGGCGACGACGCCTTGGGACGGGTGGGAAACCGCCGCGACTTCCTGTGAAAGGCACGACGTGATCGCGAGGCTGTGGCCGCGCTGGCCGTGCGGCGCTGAGTGGCGGCGCTGGCTTGGCGCCGCGCTGCTGCGGGCGCTGCCGCTCATAATCGCGGCGCTGGCGCTTGGCGCGGTCGTCGCGCGCGATGCGCTTGCGGCGGCGCGGCAGGTGCAGACGGCCGAGCAGCAGGTCGGCGGTCTGCTGCAGGGCGACCTCGGTCCGGCCACGCGCGGCCGCGTGCAAGCGGCGGGCCACACGCTGGATGAGGCCTCCGGCCGGCTGCAGCGCGACCGCCTGCTGCTCTCGCCCGCCACGCCGCTGCTGCGCCTGCTCGGCTGGGTGCCGCTCGTCGGCCAACCCCTGGCCGAGGCGCCCGATCTGATCGCCGCCGGCGCCGAGGTGGCCAGCGGCGGCGCCCGCCTCGCCCATGGCCTCGCCCCGCTGCTCGCCGAGACGAACGCGCCGCCCGACGCTGCCACACCGCCCGCCCAGCGCCTCGTCGCCGCGCTCGACGCGGGCGCGCCGGCGCTGCGCCACGGGGACAAGGACCTGCAGGCGGCCCTGGCCCGGCGCGCCCGCCTCCATCCCGAGGTGTACCGCGGCCCCTTCCATGGCCTGCGATCGCAGCTCGCGGCCTTCGATGCCAGCGTGCCCGGCGTCGCGCGGCAGGCGCGGGCGCTGGCGCTGCTGCCCGCCGCCGCCACGGCGCTGCTCGGCTTCGACGGGCCGCGCACCTATCTCGTGCTCGGCCAGGACTCGGCCGAGCTGCGCCCCACCGGCGGCTTCATCGGCAGCGCCGGCCTGATCACGCTCGAACGCGGCCGCCTCGCCTTCCAGGAGTACCGCTCCAGTTACGACTTCGACGCGCCCAACGCCGCGCCGCTGCCGGCGCCCGCCCCCTTGCAGCAGTACCTCGGCACGCCCGTCTGGAGCCTGCGCGACGCCAACTGGTCGCCCGACTTCCCCGCCTCTGCCCGGCAGGTGCTCGCCTTCCTCCAGCGCGACCTCGGCATCACGCCCGACGGCGTGCTCGCCTTCGATAACGACGCCGTCAGCGCCCTGCTCGCCGCCCTCGGCCCGCTGCCCGTCGCCGGCTTCGCGCAGCCGCTCACCGCGCAGGACTGGTTCGACCAGACGACGCAGGCGCTGATCACCGCCCCCGGCTCGCTGCTGAGCCAGCTGCAGAACGCCAACGCGGCGAAGGGCACGGGCCTCAGCGCCGTGCTGAAGGCCGTTCTGGCCAGCGTGAACAGCGCCGCCGGCGAGCAGCAAACGCGCGCCCTGCAGGCGCTGCGCGTCTCGGCCCGCGCCGGCGATCTCTTGCTCTACACGCCCGAGCCGCCCGCCGCGGCCTGGGTGCAGAGCGCGGGCGCCGGCGGCGCGCTCACGCCCCCGCCCGCCGGCGATGTCCTCGGCGCCTTCGACGCGAATCTGGGCTACACGAAGATCGGTCCCTACATCCACCGCTCGCTGCAATACGAGGTCTGGCTGGGAGAAGACGGCCGCGCCCAGCGAGCGCAACTGCAGCTCACCTACAGCAACACCGCCACGCCGGCACAGGTCGCCGATCCGGCGAAGCGGCTGCTCGGCGCCCGCTGGCTGCCGCGGGAGGGCCGCTTCGAAGCGGCGCCGGGCCTCTTCGGCGATTACCTGCGCGTGCTGCTGCCGCCCGGATCGGCCCTCAGCTCCGCCGGCGGCCTGCCGGACGCGCCGCGGGTCGCGCAGGAGGCCGGCTACACCAGCCTCGCGCAGTTCATCCCCCTCGGCCCGCAGGAGACGCAAACCCTGACGTTCGACCTGAAGCCGGGCTTCGCGCCGCCCGCGCCAGACGAATACCGCCTGACCCTGCTCAAGCAGCCGGGCGTGGGCCAGCAATCGGTGCGGGTCAGCGTGCACCTGCCGCCGGGCCGCACGGCGCAGGCGGTCTCCGCCAGCGGCGTGGTGCAGGGCCAAACGGTGGTCTGGAGCCTCGACCTGGCGGGAGCCAGCACGTTCGAGCTGCGGCTCGGCGGGCGGTAAGGCCGCCGGCTCTGCTAGCATGCGACCGGACAGCCCCATGCTCGCAGACTCCCGACGGGATGGCCGCATGCACCTGATCCGGACGCCGTTGCCGCGGCCGGGCGCCGTTGCGCTCGCGATCGGCGCGGCGCTGGCTGTCGCCTGCTCGTCCGGCGGCAGCGCCCGCCCTCGCCCCACGCCTTTCGCCGCCGGCAGCTTCGATCCCCGCAGCGTGCCCACCGTCGCCACGCCCTCGTCGCAGGAGACGGCCGCGGCCCGCGCCGCCGCCGGCAACGCTCTGCAGGCGCTGGCGGGCGCCTCCGGCGGTGCCGTGCACCTGCTCGATCCCGCGATTCTCTCCGGCGCCTCGGTGGTGGATGTGCTGCGCGTGAGCGCCCCCGCCGGCATCGGCGCCGACCAGGCGCGCATGCGCCTGCCCGCCCTCGGCTGGCGCTGGCTGGTGAGCTGGAGCGCGGTCGAGGCGAGCGCCGCGCGCTACCGCGAGTGGCGCGTGGAGCTGTTCGGCTTCGCCAGCGCGGCGAACGCCGGCCGCTACGCCGCGGAGCCGTTTCTCGAACCGGCGCCGCTGCTCGCCGCCGGCAAGCAGCCGCCGCCGGACGGCGCTGCGTCGGATGCGGCGCTCTACCGTGCGGCCGACGCGATCACGCCGCCGTTGCAAGCCGTCACGCCGGCGCCCGGCGAACGCGGCGTGCTGATCTGGCGCCGCGGCCGCATCGTCGCCGCCGTCTCCGAGGCGCAAACGCCCGCCGGTCTCGACCTGCCGCGGCTGGCAGCGCTCAGCCGCTCGCTCGACGCGGGGCTGCTGCAGGTACCAGGGAGCCTCGACCAGTGAGCGCCGCCGCCTCACCACTGCTGGTCTGCCCCCTCACCCGGCAGCCCCTGCGCCTGCTGCCGGCCGTGGCGCTGTCTGCCGGGCGCGATGCTCAGGGCGCGCTGCAGCTTCTGCGCGACGGCGAACCACTGCCCGCCGCGCCAACGGAGCGTGTGCTGCTGCGCGAGGACGGGCGGGTCGCCTATCCGGTGGTGGACGGAATCCCGCTGCTGCTCGGTCCCGAGGCGATCGCCGTTGCGCCGGCGGCCGCGGGGCGCGTGCCGGCCGTTGCCACGCCCGCGGCGCCGGTCCTTCCGGCGGGCGGGCGCTACGCCGAAGCCTACGCCGAGATGGCGCATTACAACGCCGTGGCCGCGGCCCACCGGCGCGCCCTCGCCGGCTCGGCGGTCGCCGCGTCGGTGGCGCCGGCGCGCCGGGCGAGCGCGGCCGATCGGCGCACCTTTCCCGACCCCGCCCTGCGCTGGCTCGACCTGCTGTACGACCTGCCGGCGCAGCACCGCGCCTACCGCCATCTGGCGCCCCTGGCGGGACGGCGGCTGCTGCAAGCCGGCGGCTCGGGCGTGCAGGCGGTCGTGCTGCTGCTCGCGGGCGCGGCCGAGGCCTGGCTGGCCAGCCCGATGCTCGACGAGCTGCGCCTGGCGAACGCGCTTGCGGAGAGCGTGGGCGTGGCCGATCGCCTGTTCTGCGTCGCGGCGATCGGGGAGGAGCTGCCGTTCATGGCAGAGAGCTTCGACGGCGCCTTCTGCCCCGGCTCGCTGCACCACATGGACACCGCCGCCGCCCTGCCGGAGTTCGCCCGCGTGCTGCGTCCC is from Dehalococcoidia bacterium and encodes:
- a CDS encoding YfhO family protein encodes the protein MAQRILATAARTEVPPDGHLATPPGRAVPRWRRLLLRDPGRWLYPVALALLCVTYFAMPLTHGEISPPLDVITTNYPWNQQPEFAMLARTGSKNPLMSDAVDQFIPWYLFTRTELHHGRLPLWYPYSLGGEPHMARAQPAVLYPITILSLLMPLKVGMQFMLMVKPLIAGLGMYAFLLVLGLRRPSAFFGAIAFMFSSYFFIWLNHPHTAVADWLPWIFLCLEALLQKKSRAHLWVSALSIITATQFLGGHIESSLHILLFSTIYLGIRSVQRYLRFMTQSQIYSVVIPGILCFTGLVGGVAIAAVQLLPTVMLVLGGPTSTVRAHQPLYHIPFTDISSWIVPNLRGSPAYNSFNLWPNGFDYAEEVGYCGVVTLVLAGVALLRSPRRDREYTLTFLLLGLLAAAIVYGVQPVFTVARLPGLRLLANHRLVFVVAFFVSCLAAIGVDALLDAATTRWPSVPPEARRRAVWLGWGCFALATLFACTSALLTRMGIVRVARFFLETKGAVTLEAWAQSWVIFAGVMIVISAALLVLLKRAWIAPPAGATALALLLAGDVFTVGATYNPGVLPANLYPGADAIGAMRTHIADGKLALPAGPLHGGLILPFGLPQLGTNSENVFLSRPLRFSAALNRHGPDPSTIAYVVTNQTPDRRMLAIANASLLLVPTGDMELPGSGAHLVAQQEDAADQPVLAIAPGETVTQEMASVGAQISAVAVFVATDGLQPGPALALRLLDAGSGAVLGTASLPVAATTSGSWLSASFPAANVQPGQRLRLEVSRPADDTSGRAIRLFGTTRPLLQGARFLHNGQPAPGALRLRLYEPAAADTLTPVWHDNVTTLYRVEGFRPRVYVADGVIATQGDAATLAALDQLHVPGADAVVESRTPIASNGGQATIVRDLAGDITVKANMPAPGVLVLNEGYGDGGWQVTVDGKQRHDLRANYIYQGVELDAGQHTVHFSYRPPTWTVSLLISLVGVLITIGLFAWPLLRRLYKRRFAAGPA
- a CDS encoding class I SAM-dependent methyltransferase, with protein sequence MLRSIIKRNQAWSARLERRLPQAKDDPLKVYDRTVVKCASRLKAPVIVDVGGGKRCTFAPLIDKGTGARIIAVDVSEEELRHNTDVDDKRVADAAQGLPFADGEVDLIASRLVLEHVADVEAFVAHSARVLRKGGYSIHLMPGRFALFAIAARILPFNFAKSVVHVLRPQTVGVIEFPVFYDKCYYTALHETFTRQGYEKVRVLPFYYSSDYYDAFFPAYCLSALYEMVVRKLRLRNLAGYILVVAQR
- a CDS encoding glycosyltransferase family 2 protein; protein product: MLRRVRVAVLVPCYNEAATVAQVVSGFRAALPAATVYVYDNNSTDGTPELARAAGAEVRAERLQGKGNVVRRMFADVDADVYVLVDGDSTYDPALAPRLVERLVAERLDMVVGCRASSADEAYRAGHRLGNRLLTRSISLLFGQSFTDILSGYRVLSRRFVKSFPAMSPGFEIETELTVHALKLRMPAAEIIGAYGARPDGSASKLNTYGDGLKILRTVLRLFRDERPLAFFGIIFLCLAAISLALGVPVVVGFVQTGLVKRFPTAILATGIMVLAVISLMCGLVLDSVAKGRREVKRLAYLGIPPVGG
- a CDS encoding GtrA family protein: MHIRQQRLLRLERGITRGAAVAEAWLATRYAVVGGLAGLLYLVLAIVLERTAHIGPQAASALALTAAAAFAYVGHHTITFSADGRHGHYAPRFLTLALAAYGVSYLLIRLLVETHTAPYMIAALLVAVANAAISYLCNRLLVFRPALAARESGIYEPERRR
- a CDS encoding DUF4012 domain-containing protein, with amino-acid sequence MIARLWPRWPCGAEWRRWLGAALLRALPLIIAALALGAVVARDALAAARQVQTAEQQVGGLLQGDLGPATRGRVQAAGHTLDEASGRLQRDRLLLSPATPLLRLLGWVPLVGQPLAEAPDLIAAGAEVASGGARLAHGLAPLLAETNAPPDAATPPAQRLVAALDAGAPALRHGDKDLQAALARRARLHPEVYRGPFHGLRSQLAAFDASVPGVARQARALALLPAAATALLGFDGPRTYLVLGQDSAELRPTGGFIGSAGLITLERGRLAFQEYRSSYDFDAPNAAPLPAPAPLQQYLGTPVWSLRDANWSPDFPASARQVLAFLQRDLGITPDGVLAFDNDAVSALLAALGPLPVAGFAQPLTAQDWFDQTTQALITAPGSLLSQLQNANAAKGTGLSAVLKAVLASVNSAAGEQQTRALQALRVSARAGDLLLYTPEPPAAAWVQSAGAGGALTPPPAGDVLGAFDANLGYTKIGPYIHRSLQYEVWLGEDGRAQRAQLQLTYSNTATPAQVADPAKRLLGARWLPREGRFEAAPGLFGDYLRVLLPPGSALSSAGGLPDAPRVAQEAGYTSLAQFIPLGPQETQTLTFDLKPGFAPPAPDEYRLTLLKQPGVGQQSVRVSVHLPPGRTAQAVSASGVVQGQTVVWSLDLAGASTFELRLGGR
- a CDS encoding methyltransferase domain-containing protein, with amino-acid sequence MSAAASPLLVCPLTRQPLRLLPAVALSAGRDAQGALQLLRDGEPLPAAPTERVLLREDGRVAYPVVDGIPLLLGPEAIAVAPAAAGRVPAVATPAAPVLPAGGRYAEAYAEMAHYNAVAAAHRRALAGSAVAASVAPARRASAADRRTFPDPALRWLDLLYDLPAQHRAYRHLAPLAGRRLLQAGGSGVQAVVLLLAGAAEAWLASPMLDELRLANALAESVGVADRLFCVAAIGEELPFMAESFDGAFCPGSLHHMDTAAALPEFARVLRPGGRFAACEPWRAPLYGLGTRLFGKVEPGVHCEVFTAPRLRPLFTAFPGARVEHHGALTRYPLVALQKFGLRPGRRLAWAIARADDGVCSRLPWLARQGSSLALLGTRPAPGLPGHC